In one Bombus fervidus isolate BK054 chromosome 16, iyBomFerv1, whole genome shotgun sequence genomic region, the following are encoded:
- the Rpl24 gene encoding ribosomal protein L24: MKIGLCAYSGYKIYPGHGKTMVKVDGKTFTFLNSKCESAHLMRRNPRKVTWTVLYRRKHKKGQEEEQAKKRTRRTQKFQRAIVGASLTDILAKRNMKPEIRKAQREQAIKAAKEQKKAAKATKKAVVPAKAKVQPKHKAAKITQKAAPRVGGKR, translated from the exons ATGAA GATCGGTCTTTGCGCATATAGcggatataaaatatatcccGGCCATGGTAAAACCATGGTAAAAGTGGATGGAAAA ACGTtcacatttttaaattcaaaatgtGAATCTGCACATTTAATGAGACGTAATCCAAGGAAAGTTACATGGACTGTATTATAcag ACGGAAGCATAAAAAGGGgcaagaagaagaacaagCGAAAAAAAGGACAAGGCGTACTCAAAAATTCCAACGTGCTATTGTTGGAGCATCTCTTACAGATATTTTAGCGAAACGTAATATGAAACCAGAAATTCGTAAAGCACAGAGGGAACAAGCAATTAA agcTGCAAAGGAACAAAAGAAAGCTGCAAAAGCAACGAAGAAAGCAGTTGTACCTGCTAAGGCAAAAGTGCAACCAAAACATAAAGCTGCAAAAATAACACAAAAAGCAGCTCCCCGTGTCGGAGGAAAACGTTAA
- the LOC139995491 gene encoding ATP-dependent RNA helicase DDX54, giving the protein MKDTNIVGFADPEEINHNDEDDEINNIKKKVCKKSGGFQSMALSFPLLKGILRRGYKIPTPIQRKTIPLALEGRDVVAMARTGSGKTACFLIPLFEKLKTRRAKAGARALILSPTRELALQTLKFIKELGKFTDLKAAVILGGDSMENQFSAIHGNPDILVATPGRFLHICIEMDLQLNNIEYVVFDEADRLFEMGFGDQITEITNRLPESRQTLLFSATLPKLLVDFAKAGLTDPVLLRLDVESKIPEQLTLSFIVCRPEEKLAVLLCLLKNVIKSDSQTVIFAATQHHVEYIHQILERAGISNTYIYSNLDPSARKINAAKFHTSKVRVLIVTDVAARGLDIPQLDNVINFNFPAKSKLFVHRVGRCARAGRAGTAYNIISPDEYAYLLDLHLFLGRPLNIVPSFGSIENTDGIVGKMPQAMIEEGLAELINWHSSSTDLTSMEKVCDNAYKQYIRSRPAPSSESIKRVKELHISEAGVIPEYSDVSLSTTNLLSKIVNYRPQGTIFEIGAKASSIDYQVMKKKRTLHKENIINFHRKADEVEAKKSAGDLPKKVYLPPSTTDEINEAFNTVVLPKKRNLDDLYKPKKKKRSVIRDENFFIPYNAPDKHTEEGLAVNSFNTEADKVQIDLTADNEESQRFQAQIKKWDRKKKKMVTVNNERKVNKIRTESGVWIPASYKSNRYTSWKEKSKVDVTNDDDSEEEPSQMQKLQTTANTHWARHNQKLKEKIKRNIELKRPEQILKARKLLEQRRKRNGRKNRKGQKNSRRKH; this is encoded by the exons ATGAAAGATACAAATATTGTGGGATTTGCCGACCCAGAAGAAATAAACCATAATGATGAAGATgacgaaattaataacattaagAAGAAAGTATGTAAAAAATCAGGAGGATTTCAATCCATGGCTCTTAGTTTTCCTCTATTGAAGGGGATATTAAGGCGTGGGTACAAAATACCAACACCTATTCAAAGGAAG acaaTTCCTTTAGCTTTAGAAGGACGGGATGTAGTGGCAATGGCCAGAACAGGGAGTGGAAAAACAGCTTGTTTTTTAATTCCACTGTTTGAAAAACTTAAAACAAGGCGAGCAAAAGCTGGAGCTAGAGCCTTAATTTTATCACCTACTAGAGAATTGGCATTGCAGACATTAAAGTTCATAAAGGAATTAGGTAAATTTACAGACTTAAAAGCAGCTGTAATTTTGGGAGGTGACAGTATGGAGAATCAATTTAGTGCAATTCATGGAAATCCTGATATATTAGTAGCAACGCCAGGAAGATTTCTACATATCTGTATAGAAATGGActtacaattaaataatatagaatatgtAGTCTTTGATGAAGCTGatag ATTATTTGAAATGGGTTTTGGAGATCAAATTACTGAAATCACAAATAGATTACCAGAATCAAGACaaacattattattttctgcAACATTACCTAAACTTTTAGTAGATTTTGCAAAAGCTGGATTAACTGATCCTGTCTTATTACGTTTAGATGTAGAAAGTAAAATACCAGAACAATTAACACTCTCATTTATAGTATGTCGCCCAGAAGAAAAATTGGCAGTACTATTATGcttgttaaaaaatgttattaagaGTGATTCTCAAACAGTAATATTTGCTGCAACTCAACATCATGTTGAATATATTCATCAG ataTTAGAAAGAGCTGGAATTTCTAACACGTATATCTATTCTAATTTGGATCCATCAGCACGAAAAATAAATGCAGCTAAATTTCACACTAGTAAAGTCAGAGTTCTAATAGTAACAGATGTTGCCGCTCGAGGTTTAGATATTCCACAATTGGATAACgtaatcaattttaatttccctGCAAAGTCGAAGCTCTTTGTACATCGAGTAG GTCGTTGTGCACGAGCGGGACGTGCTGGCACTGCATACAATATTATAAGTCCGGACGAATATGCTTATTTGCTAGATTTACACCTTTTTCTTGGACGCCCGTTAAATATTGTACCATCTTTTGGATCTATAGAAAATACAGATGGTATTGTGGGTAAAATGCCACAAGCAATGATAGAAGAAGGACTTgcagaattaataaattggcACAGTAGTTCCACAGATCTA ACAAGTATGGAAAAAGTTTGCGATAATGCATATAAACAGTATATTCGATCACGACCTGCACCTTCATCAGAAAGTATTAAAAGAGTAAAGGAATTACATATTAGTGAAGCAGGTGTTATACCAGAATATTCTGATGTTTCTTTAAGTACCACGAACTTATTATCAAAAATAGTCAATTATAGACCTCAAGGA ACGATATTCGAAATTGGAGCCAAGGCATCATCTATTGATTATCAAgttatgaaaaagaaacgtacgttacataaagaaaatattataaatttccacAGAAAAGCAGATGAGGTAGAAGCTAAAAAAAGTGCAGGAG ATTTACCGAAAAAAGTGTATCTTCCACCGAGTACAACCGATGAAATTAATGAAGCATTTAATACGGTTGTACTTCCAAAGAAAAGGAATCTCGATGATTTATATAAacctaaaaagaaaaaacgatcgGTAATACGAGacgaaaatttttttattccataTAATGCTCCAGATAAACATACAGAGGAAGG TTTAGCAGTTAATTCATTTAATACGGAAGCAGATAAAGTACAAATAGATTTAACTGCTGATAATGAAGAATCTCAACGATTTCAAGCACAGATTAAAAAATGGgatcgtaaaaagaaaaaaatggttACTGTTAATAAT GAAcgaaaagttaataaaatacgaaCAGAGTCTGGAGTTTGGATACCTGCCAGTTACAAATCAAATCGTTATACGagttggaaagaaaaaagcaaagtCGATGTTACAAATGACGATGACAGCGAAGAAGAACCTTCACAAATGCAGAAGT TGCAAACAACGGCTAATACACATTGGGCGCGGCACAATCAAAAGTTAAAGGAAAAGATCAAAAGGAATATCGAATTGAAACGTCCAGAACAAATTCTAAAGGCCCGCAAATTGCTTGAACAAAGACGTAAAAGAAACGGCCGAAAAAATCGAAAAGGTCAGAAGAATAGTAGAAGGAAACATTAG